The Phaeodactylum tricornutum CCAP 1055/1 chromosome 6, whole genome shotgun sequence region tcatcatcatcacgCATCCTTGTTGGCGCATCACGCGGCCATGCAACCCCGACATCCACCACCACACACGCATCACGAAGACTATAATCCTACCCTGACAGCGTCGGCCGAACACCAATCGTCTTCCGTCTTGGACTACGCCACCGCCCCTGCTCCACCGCAGCACCATTCCAAAATCGCCCCCCTCCGCGCCACGGCTGGACAGTACCAAAAGCCTTCGCCACCCCGCAAAAGCTCTGGACAACCACATCCAGCATACGCCCACCATCAATCCGTCCGCTCGTTACTCATGGAAGACGAAACGACCATGCCCTACGACGCCGAACTGACGCCCGACGGGAGGGTGCGCTGTGGATGCGGAGGATTACACTGGCCTGTCGAGTCCGGTCGAGGCGCTCAAAGCTGGAGGAACCATATTCTCACCAAACGCCACCAAAAATGGATGGAAGACAACGGTCTGCTTGGAGTCGTATAACGCGTACTACCAAAACCAGACAATGCCCAACAGGGCACCCGTAGAACGGGTTTCAGGAAACGAGCTGGCCTCGTAAAAAAGGATAGAACCTGTGATACGGATAAAGTAGCACGCACCGTTGCCATCTTTTGGGGTGATGCTGACTATACCACTAAACGCGACTCTTATCTACTTTTTTTGTTTAGCCGCTTTTTTCTGAAAGGCCTTGAGCGTTTTGCCAGCCTTGATGGCGTCCCCGTCCGCCTTGAGACCAGCCGCCAGCTCCTCCATAACAGTTCCCATGACGGCAATCGCAGCCGTTTTGAGATCACTCGGGTGCAGCGAGCCGTCCGCGAAATCCTTCTCCAGCTCCGTGACGCTTTCGTAAATATGGTCGCCACCGTTTTCCGGCGATCgatgaatttctaaaactCCCTTTGCGCCCTTTAGAGCAAACATGTCGGCCAAAGCAATGGGAGGACAAAACGTAACATTGCCGGGCTCGCAAAAggcctttttcaatttcgATTTGCCGCTGATCTATACAAAAGTAAGAAATTACGTCCCGGTGAGTTACCGTGCCTTCCATTCATTTGTCCGAGTCTGCATGCTAGTGTTTCATACCTTGGGATCGTCTAGTAAGAAATActcatcgttttcgttcctCAAAGCATCCGACTCCCGTTCGGGCTGTAGGCGTAAAGACGGGAGAGTTCGGAACGATACGGATGGAGCCGACAACGAGGGAAGCTTCTTTCCGAAAAATTCCGTCACGAGGTTGCCCTCAATCTTGGTGTCTTCGGAATCTGCCATGGCGATACTCGCGGGCTCTACACCGGCCGCATCAGCGACTTGCATCAGTCGACCAATGACCCTGCCAACACCTTCGGAATCTTTCATGGAAGGGCCCATGATATCGTCAAGCATAAAATGGCGACCAACATTAATGACGCTAATCCAATAATTGGACGGATCGGCGAGGATGGCGTCGCTCTGTAGGAGCACTTGGACATTTTCCATCAAACGTGGCTTGAGCGCTTTGAGCGAGGCCACAAATACTGAGTGATAGGCTGCGATGACTTTAAGATCAGCATCGCACGAATTGCAAACCCGTGCGGTCCAATCTGAAAGCAGCAAGACGCAAGGGCGATCTTCTGCAGCTTGGAGTAGTGTGAAGACATCCATAGCGCTCTGCAACGTCGGGCTGCCGGATGGCAATGGAGCAAAGACGAGATGGGCTCCGGCAGGAACCTTTTTGAGCTCGACCAAGTTCAGTCGCCGTACCACTTTTTCCGTAATACTTGAGGCTGATTCCTTCTTGTACTGCTGTACCAATGACAGCAGGTTTTTTGCGTTTTCGTTGGTATCAAAGTGGGAACGAACTGGCTCAAGGAGTCGATTCAGCTCGATTATCAATCCCCGCTTCAGCTCGTCCTCCGAAATTTGCTTTGACAAGAATGCATCTCTTACCGCACCATAATCCTGAAACGTTGTTGATCCAGCCGAGAAGGTTGCGCCTGGAGGACTAAAAATAATGTTCTCAATATAGTCTAAGCAAGGATTCTTCAATCCATCACCCTTGAGATGCATCGACTCTTTGCCAGCATCCAGTGGTTCTCCATCCGTAGCTCCAGCCGCAACTTCCGCAACGATTGGACAGTAGGCATTCATAATCTTGCGCTCCACGTCGGCAGCAGAATCCTCCATAAACACGGCCGAGTCGGGATCAGATTTGGACATTTTCTCTTGACCAGCTTTGAGACCGTACAGCATATGATGCGACAAAATGATAGGTTTGTGCTTAATCCCAGCCGCATCACAGTATTCTCGAGCCAGCATGTTAACCTTGCGCTGATCAACGCCCAGCTGGCAAATATCAGCTTTCAGAAAAAATACATCCGTGCACTGCATGAGTGGGTAGAGAATCTGCGCCGCCGTTAAGGATCCTTCCAAGCGCCCCATAATTTGACAGCATTTTTTAATGCGTGTGACGTTGAATCTTCGGGCAACGTCCAACATCGTAGGCCAGTACTTGTCAGCGTGAGTCGTAATTTCTTCCGAAGCCCACTTGAAGACAACGTTGGAAAGGTCCATACCTGCTGCCTTCCAGACTTCAATCAAGTAGTGTCCTACCGTCCGAATTTTTTCCAAATCGCCACCCATCTTGTCATTCATTAACGCGAACCAGTCGGCGACCCAAAAGACAAAGGTCGCGTTGGTGCCCTCATACGTGCATTTGTTTACGTTCATTGCCTTAAACACCCCTTGGGCAATATGCATGCGTCCGGAAGGTTCAAAGCCATCGTAGAGGTTGAATCCGGTCGACTCCGAACCACGACCTTTGGCAGTCAAGAGAGTTTGCAATTCTGGTCCAGAAATACACTCTTCACCAACAGAAAAGATACGATCGAAATCCTGCTGTAACGGTTCGGTCCACGGTCGAGTAGGTTTTGGTTCCGGCTTTTTGACGGATGAACCTTTCTTTGCTACGGCACCGGCTGGAGGGTCTACCTTTTTGACCGGATCGACCTTCTTGGCCTCTACATTACGATACAGCATACGATTTGCAGTGTAAGGCTAAAGTCAAACATTGGGAAATTGGAAGTGCAGTGAAAAGCAACGTTTCGTTCATACAAGCACTCACCGGTTGCCATGGTGGTGGAAGGGAAGGTCGCACTCGCTAGCTTGGCTCCTTCGGCGACTTCCCAAACGCTAAAGCGTGCCGTTTTCACTCTCTTTAAACCACTTGACATAATGTTGCACGAAAAGACAATAGCAGACGCCAATGCACGTTGGCGAACCAAAAGACTTGAGCCGCGTTTGCTTTGGTAACCGTCAGTTGGAGACAACAGGGGTCGCTCATTTTTTGCGGTTCCGAATCAACAGCCCCCGAAATTAGCACCGAATCAGGGTTCAAAAGCAACGAACTGTGGACAGACCACTACCAGACTATCTATTCTCTTATTTACCTTCCTCAAACGTGCGGCTATCTTGCTTCACGCGGCATGGATGGGACATTCTAACGAGTGACACCTGAACTAAAGAAAATGATTGAAAGACGCTTACTTTGGTAGATTTCAAAGGGATCGCTCCCGATCGAAGCGCAATAGTGGTGACAGACTGTCAAAACTCGGCTAGTGGCGCTGGCGGTTGACTCGGTCCATTGACCATCCACGGATGTGCCCGCACTTGCTCCAAGCTCAAGCGGTCTTTAGGATCTAGAAATAACATTCGCTGCAGTAAATCCATCGCGTCCGGACTAAGGCCAATGTCCCACTCCGTCAGCATCTGAACCAGATACCCAGCAGTCATATATTTGAAGCGTTCGTCCGTCTGGCACGCGCGCTCCCATGGCGGAAATCCTGTCAGCATGAGAAATAAAATCACTCCTGCAGCCCACATATCCACGGCAAAGCCATCAAAAGGTGCAGCGTTCTTATATATTTCCGGTGACATATATATCCATTTACCGCAGGTCCCTTGCGGAGTAATCAATCGGCGCGGCTGCTTCCGGCATATGGTTGCACCTCCGCGAATAGTTGTGGTGGTAGTTGTCAAGGATGATGTGGGCGTTAATAGCGCCGTTGAGTTGTTTCCGTTCATATTCATCGTGTCAAACGACTGCGACAGAAATTGTGCCTGTTCCTCCGGAGTGTCGCTTCCATGCTCCTTCTGCACAGGGACCCGCAAACACATACCCAAATCAATAATCAGCGCACCATTTTCGTGTACCAAAAGGTTCTCTAAGCTCATGTCACGATGGCATATTCCAGCATTCTGTAGAGTTTCAATACCCTAAGTTTAAAACAAGAACACGGTCAGAATTGTGCTTCATGGGCAACTTCCGAATGACTCCATTTGTATTGATACGTACATTCAAAACTTGATTCATCCAATACCGCGCTTCCGGTTCACTAAATCGTTCATTCATATCGAGTCGCTCAAAAAGCTCGCCACCATTACAGTAGGGCATGACGCTGTATAAATTCCGATCATCCGAtagcaaatccagtggcaTCATAATGTTGGTTGCCACCATGGCTCGTACGGATCGAGAGACGCCGTCTCGAGGATGTTCTGTAGATGCGGAGGACAATACTTGTTGCTCACATTCTTTCCGTTCGGATCGATGCCAGGATACCAGATATTGCATAGCAGAGACTTCCTTTATGGGGTCTTCGGCCAAGCGATCGCGTTCTTTCCGAATATGCTGCCAGCTCATTTCCTTAACGGCACAGTGTTGTGCGGTAACTTCCCATTCGGCATTGTCGTTGCCGGCTTGACTGGGTACTCGTCTCCGCAGCACCACCGCCATGAACACGTGCCCGTAAATCGCATCACGAATGGTCCGTTGTATCCAGTATGCGCGATCGTCACCATCCTTGTCcatatcgtcgtcgccattgGGTTGTTGTTGAACCGTTCTGGTGGAAGCCGATGCCGGAGCGATGCCCGGAAAGCCAATCGGCCCCGAGGCACCCCGAGACCCGTCGTCCAACAGCATactgtcgtcatcgttgCTGTCGGAAAACCCGTCACTACTGCTCATGGAAGAGTCCTCGTGGTTTTCGGCGGCATTGTATAGTGCCACCGCTGGTGAGGAATGTAATGGATTTTGGAGGACGGTCCGTACCAGAACGTTTTGCACGGTAGCAACTTGATTTCGGTTGGGATGAAACACACGGGTAGTGATCCGGGCACACGGAATGGGATGTGCCGGAGGAAAATCGGGAGGATTTGCGGCGTCTGCTGCGGCTTTGGCGGTAGAAAAGAGGCGGTTATCGTCCGGACCACCACCGGGGTAATCTGAATTGTATTGAAACTGCATAGGCGCCGAGCGATGTGTGAATGTCCGTGCCCTCGCAACTGGTGCTGTAAACGTtacaaacaacaaaattcgCGGTAGATACTTGCGAAAAGTGTCGGCCCAAAGGTTTACTGGGTGTAGTGTGTCAATCGACGGTCGACAGCTCAGAATACCAACAGTGATTTCGAAAACTCTCTGGACAAGTTGTTTGTTGGAGAAAGACTGTCGCAACTGTCGGCAAGCAAAACCGAGCTAAAGACACAATTGGTTGCTTTTTCAGATTGATTGCGACAGTTCTCTGCAAAAACTCTGTTGGCTCGAAACAAACAATACGTATCAAGAACTCGTTCCAAACGTGCCACTAAGAAACAAACAACGGATCCGCTGGTATCTTTGCTTTGGCTTCCGGATTCGTTGCGCACTTGACTAACTGTAGCACCGAAGTGGTCTACACGACTGTCGACTCGTAACACCCGCTTGTCTTTGACGACCAACGGGCCTTtgtagcagcagcagtagtagcagtagccAAAAGCCAGTCAAACTGAGAATGAACGCGTAGGGACAGTGTGAGGGAAACCCCAAAAGGACGACGCTCGAATAGGAAGGACCACTGCGCGAGAGATGCGTTTGGACCTTTCTCGCGGAAACGAGGCACCGACCTGTAAGGACTCACACGTTGTCGCCGTGTCGTCTCTCCGACGACGGTGCGAACATTCGTCGCGAGGGCAATGTCACATCACGCGTGATATATGTGATGTGACTTTTTGTGGAAACGTACAGTATCCAATTTCGACACGTTTCATGTTGCACCCGGATTCGTTCCCTTCGAACAGTTCACTGGTCCCGAAAGCACAGCGAGCTACCTTAAAAATCTGGCCAAAGCAATATGCGAAATTGTTGTTGAAATGTAATGCTTTTTCGATAACTTGTTCTGTATGTAAATTCGAAAATTGGCAATATCAATTATGCAAGTAATTTTGTAGTATGGTGGTCGATATACAGTTCGGTTATCACCGTTATATACGTAAGCATTTCTTTCGACAGTGAGCTTTCTTCCTATATCGAAAAACGGGACATAGCATGGTGTTGTTTACAGTTTCTAGAGATAGTAAACACCTAAATGGGAGATCTTGTCTGACAGACAATTCAAAATCACGTCTCGGCCTGGCCTGGCCCACTCGGGGGCGGTGAGCGGCGTTCGGGTAAGGAACCACAGACGATGTCGAGGATCGTCCGGGGCAGTTTGGGCAGTTTGGGCAGGCCCTGCTACCGGTACACTCCATATTGAATTCCAGTATGAGGAGAGCGAGTCCGAGATTGCAAGAACCGTCGCCATCTGCGGCGTCCGTGTCGGCTCTGGCGGCTCCGGCTCCATGGTTTGGGCTGCATCCTGCCGGACCCACCACGCGTACCAGCCGCGCGGCGGCCTTGTCCTGCCTCGGACGCCTCTGT contains the following coding sequences:
- a CDS encoding predicted protein, encoding MKRVEIGYCPLVVKDKRVLRVDSRVDHFGATVSQVRNESGSQSKDTSGSVVCFLVARLERVLDTYSPVARARTFTHRSAPMQFQYNSDYPGGGPDDNRLFSTAKAAADAANPPDFPPAHPIPCARITTRVFHPNRNQVATVQNVLVRTVLQNPLHSSPAVALYNAAENHEDSSMSSSDGFSDSNDDDSMLLDDGSRGASGPIGFPGIAPASASTRTVQQQPNGDDDMDKDGDDRAYWIQRTIRDAIYGHVFMAVVLRRRVPSQAGNDNAEWEVTAQHCAVKEMSWQHIRKERDRLAEDPIKEVSAMQYLVSWHRSERKECEQQVLSSASTEHPRDGVSRSVRAMVATNIMMPLDLLSDDRNLYSVMPYCNGGELFERLDMNERFSEPEARYWMNQVLNGIETLQNAGICHRDMSLENLLVHENGALIIDLGMCLRVPVQKEHGSDTPEEQAQFLSQSFDTMNMNGNNSTALLTPTSSLTTTTTTIRGGATICRKQPRRLITPQGTCGKWIYMSPEIYKNAAPFDGFAVDMWAAGVILFLMLTGFPPWERACQTDERFKYMTAGYLVQMLTEWDIGLSPDAMDLLQRMLFLDPKDRLSLEQVRAHPWMVNGPSQPPAPLAEF
- a CDS encoding predicted protein, whose amino-acid sequence is MSSGLKRVKTARFSVWEVAEGAKLASATFPSTTMATEAKKVDPVKKVDPPAGAVAKKGSSVKKPEPKPTRPWTEPLQQDFDRIFSVGEECISGPELQTLLTAKGRGSESTGFNLYDGFEPSGRMHIAQGVFKAMNVNKCTYEGTNATFVFWVADWFALMNDKMGGDLEKIRTVGHYLIEVWKAAGMDLSNVVFKWASEEITTHADKYWPTMLDVARRFNVTRIKKCCQIMGRLEGSLTAAQILYPLMQCTDVFFLKADICQLGVDQRKVNMLAREYCDAAGIKHKPIILSHHMLYGLKAGQEKMSKSDPDSAVFMEDSAADVERKIMNAYCPIVAEVAAGATDGEPLDAGKESMHLKGDGLKNPCLDYIENIIFSPPGATFSAGSTTFQDYGAVRDAFLSKQISEDELKRGLIIELNRLLEPVRSHFDTNENAKNLLSLVQQYKKESASSITEKVVRRLNLVELKKVPAGAHLVFAPLPSGSPTLQSAMDVFTLLQAAEDRPCVLLLSDWTARVCNSCDADLKVIAAYHSVFVASLKALKPRLMENVQVLLQSDAILADPSNYWISVINVGRHFMLDDIMGPSMKDSEGVGRVIGRLMQVADAAGVEPASIAMADSEDTKIEGNLVTEFFGKKLPSLSAPSVSFRTLPSLRLQPERESDALRNENDEYFLLDDPKISGKSKLKKAFCEPGNVTFCPPIALADMFALKGAKGVLEIHRSPENGGDHIYESVTELEKDFADGSLHPSDLKTAAIAVMGTVMEELAAGLKADGDAIKAGKTLKAFQKKAAKQKK